One window of Flavobacterium ammonificans genomic DNA carries:
- a CDS encoding SAM hydrolase/SAM-dependent halogenase family protein — protein MSIITLTTDYGLKDHFVGALKGKIISEYPEITIIDISHDIDPFNILEASYIIGAAYSSFPKGTVHIIGVDSERNKENQHITIQWNDQFFIGADNGILSMLTQKVVPQKMVAITIHDRLHNDATDLDVFVKVACHLSKGGLLNVIGKEITQLKAVTGLQATVANDFNSIKGNVIYIDHFGNVVTNISKKQFLDVAKGRPYEIVMKTKNIKTILPNYSSIATNEKYAIKNYEGEKLALFNEAGFLEIAIFRSNPSKIGSASSLLGLSYRDVVLIQFKN, from the coding sequence ATGTCAATAATTACCCTTACTACCGATTACGGCTTGAAAGATCACTTTGTGGGTGCTCTTAAAGGGAAAATTATTTCTGAATATCCTGAAATTACCATTATTGATATTTCGCACGATATCGATCCATTCAACATACTTGAAGCTAGTTATATAATTGGAGCAGCTTACAGCAGTTTTCCTAAAGGAACAGTACATATCATTGGAGTAGATAGTGAGCGAAATAAAGAAAACCAACACATTACTATCCAATGGAACGATCAGTTTTTTATAGGTGCTGATAATGGAATTTTGAGTATGCTTACGCAAAAAGTGGTTCCTCAAAAAATGGTGGCTATTACCATTCACGACCGTCTGCATAACGACGCTACTGACTTAGATGTTTTTGTAAAAGTGGCCTGTCATTTATCTAAAGGTGGTTTACTAAATGTAATTGGTAAAGAAATTACCCAATTAAAAGCAGTTACTGGTTTACAAGCAACTGTGGCGAATGATTTTAATTCTATCAAAGGGAATGTGATTTACATCGATCATTTTGGTAATGTGGTCACCAATATTTCAAAAAAACAATTTCTAGATGTTGCCAAAGGAAGGCCTTATGAAATTGTTATGAAAACCAAAAACATCAAAACTATTTTACCTAACTATTCTTCTATTGCAACCAATGAAAAATATGCCATAAAGAATTATGAAGGCGAAAAATTAGCTCTTTTTAACGAAGCTGGTTTTTTAGAAATTGCCATTTTTAGAAGTAATCCTTCAAAAATTGGTTCCGCAAGTAGTTTACTTGGTTTGAGTTACAGAGACGTTGTACTAATTCAATTTAAAAATTAA
- the gldF gene encoding gliding motility-associated ABC transporter permease subunit GldF, whose translation MKSIVLREIKSFFGSPIGYLVIAIFLILNGLFLWVFEGDYNILNSGFADLTPFFTLAPWILIFLIPAVTMRSFSDEKKQGTLELLLTKPLSVWEIVSGKFIGATLLIGMAIVPTFIYVEAISSLGMPEGNIDMGSTLGSYFGLLFLIGAYAAIGIFTSTLSENQIVAFILAVFLCFLFFFGFEGLASVFPNISNTIAYLGMQDHYKSMSRGVLDTRDILYFSSIMVVFLSLTVNQLKSFQS comes from the coding sequence ATGAAATCAATAGTATTACGTGAAATAAAATCGTTCTTTGGCTCACCAATAGGTTATTTGGTGATTGCTATTTTTCTTATTTTAAACGGACTGTTTCTTTGGGTTTTTGAAGGAGATTACAATATTTTAAACTCAGGATTTGCTGATTTGACTCCGTTTTTCACATTGGCACCTTGGATTCTGATTTTCTTAATTCCTGCGGTAACGATGCGCAGTTTTTCGGATGAAAAGAAACAAGGTACCTTAGAATTATTGCTTACCAAGCCCTTGAGTGTTTGGGAAATTGTCTCTGGCAAATTCATCGGAGCAACTCTTCTAATTGGTATGGCAATTGTTCCTACTTTTATCTACGTAGAAGCCATTTCCAGTTTAGGAATGCCCGAAGGAAATATTGATATGGGCAGTACTTTAGGCTCGTATTTTGGATTGCTTTTCCTAATAGGAGCTTATGCTGCTATCGGAATTTTTACCTCGACACTTTCAGAGAATCAAATTGTTGCCTTTATTCTTGCTGTGTTTTTATGCTTTTTGTTCTTTTTTGGTTTTGAAGGTTTAGCTTCGGTTTTTCCTAATATTTCAAATACAATTGCTTACTTAGGTATGCAAGATCATTATAAAAGCATGAGCCGCGGCGTGTTGGACACTCGAGATATTCTCTATTTTTCAAGTATCATGGTGGTTTTTCTTTCTTTGACTGTTAACCAATTAAAATCGTTTCAATCCTAA
- a CDS encoding putative quinol monooxygenase, giving the protein MLIRIVKLSFHEENIPAFLENFELVKDQIRNFPGNRLLELYQDKNNASIFFTYSYWESEDDLENYRKSALFNEVWDFTKKLFNDKPEAWSVDKLSPLTPKGGMSNIVN; this is encoded by the coding sequence ATGTTGATACGCATCGTAAAATTGAGTTTTCACGAGGAAAATATTCCTGCGTTTCTAGAAAATTTTGAATTGGTTAAGGATCAAATACGAAATTTCCCAGGAAATCGTTTATTAGAATTGTATCAAGACAAAAACAACGCATCGATTTTCTTTACTTACAGTTATTGGGAAAGCGAAGACGATTTGGAAAACTATAGAAAATCAGCGCTTTTTAATGAAGTTTGGGATTTTACCAAGAAATTATTCAATGACAAACCAGAAGCTTGGAGTGTCGATAAATTAAGCCCCCTAACCCCCAAAGGGGGAATGAGCAACATAGTAAATTGA
- the mnmE gene encoding tRNA uridine-5-carboxymethylaminomethyl(34) synthesis GTPase MnmE: MIQNDAIVALATPSGAGAISIIRVSGQDAIQIGASVFKSIKNKDLNQQKTHTLHLGHIIDESKTLDEVLISIFKGPNSYTGENTIEISCHGSTYIQQQIIQLLLRKGCRMADAGEFTLRAFLNGKLDLSQAEAVADLISSDNEASHQIAMKQMRGGFSNEIAKLREELLNFASLIELELDFAEEDVEFADRTQFHELLNRIEFVLKRLIDSFAVGNVIKNGIPVAIVGEPNVGKSTLLNALLNEERAIVSDIAGTTRDTVEDELNIGGIGFRFIDTAGIRETKDVVESIGIQKTFEKIEQAQVVLYLFESLKFKVSGSEYITEIEKVKNKYPLKPLVIVINKSDLISAEETQSLLQQLEKLQLKQILISAKQKTGIDELKNTLLSFVNTGALRNNETIVTNTRHYDSLLKALDEIQKVKFGLESNLSSDLMALDIKEALYHFGLITGQVTNDELLGNIFANFCIGK, from the coding sequence ATGATACAAAACGATGCTATTGTAGCCTTGGCAACCCCTTCGGGAGCGGGAGCAATTTCAATAATTAGGGTTTCTGGTCAAGACGCCATCCAAATTGGTGCTAGTGTGTTTAAATCTATCAAAAACAAGGATTTAAACCAACAAAAAACCCATACCTTACATTTAGGACATATTATTGACGAGAGTAAAACCTTGGACGAAGTTTTGATTTCTATTTTCAAAGGACCCAATTCGTACACAGGAGAAAACACAATAGAAATTTCCTGTCACGGATCTACTTATATTCAGCAACAAATTATTCAATTATTACTTCGAAAAGGCTGTCGCATGGCCGATGCTGGCGAATTTACCTTACGAGCGTTCTTGAATGGAAAACTCGATTTATCTCAAGCCGAAGCAGTTGCGGATTTAATTTCGTCAGACAATGAAGCTTCACACCAAATTGCGATGAAACAAATGCGTGGAGGATTCTCTAACGAAATTGCCAAATTGCGTGAAGAATTATTGAATTTTGCTTCGCTTATTGAATTGGAATTGGACTTTGCCGAAGAAGATGTAGAATTTGCTGACCGAACTCAATTTCATGAATTATTGAACCGAATCGAGTTTGTTCTAAAAAGATTGATTGACTCTTTTGCGGTAGGTAACGTCATTAAAAACGGAATTCCTGTGGCTATTGTGGGCGAACCCAATGTAGGAAAATCAACTTTGCTGAATGCGTTGTTGAACGAAGAACGTGCTATTGTTTCAGACATTGCTGGAACCACGCGCGACACCGTTGAAGACGAATTGAATATTGGCGGAATTGGATTTCGATTCATTGATACTGCTGGAATCCGAGAAACGAAAGATGTAGTGGAAAGCATTGGAATCCAAAAAACATTTGAAAAAATTGAACAAGCGCAAGTGGTTCTTTATTTATTTGAAAGTTTAAAGTTTAAAGTTTCAGGTTCTGAATATATTACTGAAATTGAAAAAGTTAAAAACAAATATCCGCTTAAACCTCTAGTAATTGTAATCAATAAATCGGATTTAATTTCAGCTGAAGAAACACAAAGTTTGCTTCAACAACTTGAAAAATTACAGCTGAAACAAATTTTAATCTCAGCCAAACAAAAAACGGGTATTGACGAACTGAAAAACACCTTGCTTTCTTTTGTCAATACAGGTGCTTTGCGTAATAATGAAACGATTGTGACCAATACCCGTCATTATGATTCCTTACTCAAAGCTTTGGACGAAATTCAAAAAGTAAAATTTGGATTGGAATCCAACTTATCCAGTGATTTAATGGCTTTGGATATTAAAGAAGCCTTGTATCATTTCGGATTGATTACAGGACAAGTGACTAATGATGAGTTACTTGGAAATATATTTGCTAATTTTTGTATCGGGAAATAA
- a CDS encoding DUF4369 domain-containing protein — protein MKKIILLLSAALVIVACSKVGKGEYMISGTAKGIENGKTIILETQDETGMLIAKDTVKVENGKFEMNGKITEPAFYTIKVEGAQAPIPFILEEGEEVTIEVNKDSIQKSKVSGTYNNDEYVKFTEELTKIQKKLVDFQTKNTPAMQAAQQSKDTVAINKLMQEFGKIQEEVGVTTKAKYLAYAESHPKSFISVLILQGMLNDPSTDIKKAEAMFNEFEEKLQNSKPGKAVKEALARLKGGPTAAPSMGGAK, from the coding sequence ATGAAAAAAATAATTTTATTACTTTCTGCAGCTTTAGTAATTGTTGCTTGTAGCAAAGTTGGAAAAGGAGAATACATGATTTCTGGTACAGCAAAGGGAATTGAAAACGGAAAAACGATTATCCTTGAAACACAAGATGAAACAGGAATGCTTATTGCTAAAGATACTGTGAAGGTAGAAAATGGTAAATTTGAAATGAATGGTAAAATTACTGAACCTGCATTTTATACCATTAAAGTGGAAGGTGCTCAAGCTCCTATTCCTTTTATCTTAGAAGAAGGTGAAGAAGTTACTATTGAAGTGAACAAAGATAGTATCCAAAAATCAAAAGTTTCAGGAACTTACAATAATGATGAGTATGTGAAATTTACTGAAGAGCTTACTAAAATTCAAAAGAAATTAGTTGATTTTCAAACTAAAAACACACCAGCTATGCAAGCGGCTCAGCAGTCTAAAGATACTGTTGCAATCAACAAATTAATGCAAGAATTTGGAAAAATTCAAGAAGAGGTTGGAGTAACTACTAAAGCTAAATATTTGGCTTATGCTGAAAGTCATCCAAAATCATTCATTTCAGTTCTTATTTTACAAGGAATGTTAAATGATCCAAGTACTGACATCAAAAAGGCAGAAGCCATGTTCAATGAGTTTGAAGAAAAATTGCAAAACTCAAAACCTGGTAAAGCAGTAAAAGAAGCTTTAGCAAGACTAAAAGGAGGACCTACTGCGGCACCTTCTATGGGCGGTGCTAAATGA
- the gldG gene encoding gliding motility-associated ABC transporter substrate-binding protein GldG has translation MNTATKNRLKSVGITIVLLLVLNAIGSFFFFRFDLTKDKRYTLSPTSLQIIEQVKNPLYIKVYMQGELPAEFKRLQLETRQMLEEFQGYNSKIVFEFIDPLEDEATSMDNIKELYRKGLTPINISVDDKGKQSQAMVFPWAIAVYDNKEVNIPLLKNIMGASTTDKVIGSVQHLEYSIADALNKITKEKQKKIAIIKGNGELHEAYIAKFLLQTKESYHIGPFTLDSVTKQPVNTLEALKKYDLAIVAKPTEAFSESEKQVLDQYIVNGGKTIWLMEQVVAEMDSLYSPTGSAMAFSRDLNLNDFFFKYGVRIYPDLVKDEQGSPIKLATGEQGSATQFQEFNWKFAPQVYPQSKHPIVKNLGGIKFDFANAIDTLKNGIKKTVLLQSSLYSKRIGTPTEINLNSVNEETTPADYLNKGTIPLAVLLEGNFHSMFENRVLAFDQTNFQASGKSGKMIVISDGDVIKNQLDKNLLPVELGYDQRSGNLYDNKDFLMNCVNYLLDDTGLINIRSKDLDLPLLDKEKVYENYTYIQFLTIGLPIVILAAFGFQFTFLRKRKYSR, from the coding sequence ATGAATACTGCAACTAAAAACAGGCTGAAATCAGTAGGAATAACTATAGTACTACTATTGGTTTTAAATGCCATTGGGAGTTTCTTTTTCTTTCGATTTGATTTAACCAAAGACAAAAGATATACACTCTCTCCTACTTCGTTACAAATTATTGAACAAGTTAAAAATCCGTTGTACATCAAAGTATATATGCAAGGAGAATTGCCTGCTGAATTCAAGCGATTGCAATTGGAAACGCGCCAAATGTTGGAGGAATTTCAAGGCTATAATTCCAAAATCGTTTTTGAATTTATTGATCCTTTGGAAGACGAAGCAACCAGCATGGACAATATCAAAGAATTGTACCGTAAAGGGCTTACGCCTATCAACATTTCAGTTGATGACAAAGGAAAGCAGTCGCAAGCAATGGTTTTTCCTTGGGCTATTGCCGTATATGACAACAAAGAAGTCAACATTCCTTTATTGAAAAATATCATGGGCGCATCGACTACCGATAAAGTAATTGGTTCGGTGCAACATCTGGAATATTCCATTGCCGATGCACTTAACAAAATCACAAAAGAAAAGCAAAAGAAAATCGCCATTATCAAAGGAAACGGCGAATTGCACGAAGCCTATATTGCTAAGTTTTTGTTGCAAACCAAAGAGAGTTACCACATTGGACCATTTACTTTGGATTCGGTAACCAAACAACCTGTCAATACGCTTGAGGCATTAAAAAAATACGATTTAGCCATTGTTGCTAAACCTACCGAAGCTTTTTCTGAAAGCGAAAAACAAGTATTGGATCAATACATTGTCAATGGAGGAAAAACCATTTGGTTAATGGAACAAGTTGTAGCCGAAATGGATAGCTTGTATAGTCCGACAGGAAGTGCAATGGCGTTTTCAAGAGACTTAAATCTGAATGATTTTTTCTTTAAATATGGCGTTCGAATTTATCCTGATTTAGTCAAAGACGAACAAGGAAGTCCTATAAAATTAGCTACTGGCGAACAAGGAAGTGCCACTCAATTTCAAGAATTCAATTGGAAATTTGCACCTCAGGTTTATCCACAGAGTAAGCATCCCATTGTGAAAAATTTGGGCGGAATTAAATTTGATTTTGCCAATGCCATTGATACCTTGAAAAACGGCATTAAGAAAACGGTTTTATTACAATCTTCACTTTATTCGAAACGAATTGGTACACCAACCGAAATCAACTTGAATAGCGTTAACGAGGAAACTACGCCTGCTGATTATTTGAATAAAGGCACTATTCCGCTTGCGGTTCTTTTAGAAGGTAATTTCCATTCGATGTTCGAAAACAGAGTGTTGGCTTTTGACCAAACTAATTTTCAAGCTAGTGGAAAAAGCGGTAAAATGATTGTCATTTCGGATGGAGATGTGATAAAAAACCAATTGGATAAAAATTTACTTCCTGTCGAATTGGGCTACGATCAACGCTCAGGAAATTTATACGACAACAAAGATTTTCTAATGAATTGTGTCAATTATTTATTGGATGATACTGGACTTATTAACATTCGCTCCAAGGATTTAGATTTGCCTTTATTAGACAAAGAAAAGGTCTATGAAAACTACACCTACATACAATTCCTAACTATCGGACTGCCAATAGTAATTTTAGCAGCTTTTGGCTTTCAATTTACTTTCCTCAGAAAAAGAAAATACAGTAGGTAG
- a CDS encoding DUF4339 domain-containing protein: protein MKKYFLHNGTESSGPFSFDELRAMNITKTTPVWFEGMEKWKYAKDVEELYELVAVTPPPFQVEEKSIPQPTQTTQTTSNATFLGLSKNTFITVIVVIVVASTIAINIIQNNRSEELEAKNKKTEIENRQFLLQQKEIEEQKKLIEEQQLAEEERNARDKKQAAIDRISEIESEMAVIKDNLDTAKEKLAKASNFKVLRTSNEKSEEIKKIQLEIESFEKELEDLEAEQNRLNLELDKIN, encoded by the coding sequence ATGAAAAAATATTTTTTACATAACGGAACCGAAAGCTCTGGACCATTTAGTTTTGACGAATTGAGAGCTATGAATATCACCAAAACCACTCCGGTTTGGTTTGAAGGAATGGAAAAATGGAAATATGCAAAAGATGTGGAAGAACTGTATGAATTAGTTGCCGTTACCCCACCACCATTTCAAGTAGAAGAAAAAAGTATTCCTCAACCAACTCAAACGACTCAAACGACTTCAAACGCTACGTTTCTGGGTTTGTCTAAAAATACATTTATTACGGTTATTGTCGTAATTGTTGTTGCTTCTACAATTGCTATCAATATTATTCAAAATAATCGAAGTGAAGAATTAGAAGCAAAAAATAAAAAAACAGAAATTGAAAACAGACAATTTTTGTTACAACAAAAAGAAATAGAAGAACAAAAGAAATTAATCGAAGAACAACAATTAGCAGAAGAAGAACGGAATGCTAGAGATAAAAAACAAGCTGCGATAGATCGTATTTCAGAAATTGAAAGCGAAATGGCCGTAATTAAAGATAATTTAGATACTGCTAAAGAAAAATTAGCAAAAGCTTCTAATTTCAAGGTATTACGAACATCCAATGAAAAATCAGAAGAAATAAAAAAGATACAATTGGAAATTGAATCGTTTGAAAAAGAATTAGAAGATTTAGAAGCCGAACAAAACCGATTGAATCTTGAATTGGATAAAATTAATTAA
- a CDS encoding universal stress protein, producing MKKILFPTDFSEASHNAFVHALKWSKLVQGELVLLHTFELPIYDNQFFPENYITIYNSIELSQFEMFKHEIPKLRAIAEKEHLDKIKMSHRLKQGDLVSNIKETIKEESIDYVVMGTSGATGWESFFIGTNATSVIIDAGIPVFCVPSDAPFQNINTIGFTTRFRAKDKKALELVLQLAHKAKAKVKCLYVKTSDSDVTKATIAAWKEEYKSEPIEFFVIEDDDVQAIITDFIMYKEVDLLIMLPYKRGFFEGLFKPSLTKKLTIDFEIPILSIPVE from the coding sequence ATGAAAAAGATTCTATTTCCAACAGATTTTTCTGAAGCTTCACATAATGCTTTTGTTCATGCATTAAAGTGGTCCAAATTGGTTCAAGGCGAACTAGTTTTATTGCACACATTTGAGTTACCTATTTATGATAACCAATTTTTCCCTGAAAATTATATCACAATATATAATTCAATTGAGTTGAGTCAATTTGAAATGTTTAAGCACGAAATTCCTAAACTGAGGGCTATTGCTGAAAAGGAACATTTAGATAAAATAAAAATGTCTCATCGACTCAAGCAAGGTGATTTAGTTTCCAATATAAAAGAAACCATCAAGGAAGAATCAATTGATTATGTGGTTATGGGAACTTCGGGAGCGACCGGTTGGGAAAGTTTTTTTATTGGAACCAATGCCACTTCAGTAATTATAGATGCGGGTATTCCTGTCTTTTGTGTTCCGTCTGATGCGCCCTTTCAAAATATCAATACAATTGGATTTACTACACGTTTTAGAGCTAAAGATAAAAAAGCTTTAGAATTGGTTTTACAATTGGCACACAAAGCCAAAGCAAAGGTGAAGTGTTTGTATGTTAAAACCTCAGATTCCGATGTTACTAAAGCTACTATTGCCGCATGGAAAGAAGAATACAAATCAGAACCTATTGAGTTTTTTGTTATTGAAGACGATGATGTCCAAGCAATAATTACCGATTTTATAATGTACAAAGAAGTAGACTTATTGATTATGTTGCCCTATAAAAGAGGTTTTTTTGAAGGACTTTTCAAACCAAGCTTGACTAAAAAATTAACAATAGATTTTGAAATTCCTATTTTGTCTATCCCTGTGGAATAA
- a CDS encoding YchJ family protein yields MDNCYCGSGVLFNQCCQPIIEGTQAATTAEALMRSRYVAYVLKEADYLIATTAPSHQALYSKQDILDWATQNQWQRLEITNVTPTTVTFKAYFIDDENQSQIHHEHSRFVFENGAWFYVDGDYFDN; encoded by the coding sequence ATGGATAATTGTTATTGTGGTTCAGGAGTTTTATTTAATCAATGTTGTCAGCCCATTATTGAAGGAACGCAAGCTGCCACTACCGCTGAGGCGTTAATGCGTTCACGTTATGTAGCCTATGTACTAAAAGAAGCCGATTATTTAATTGCAACTACAGCCCCCTCACATCAGGCACTTTATTCAAAGCAAGACATTTTAGATTGGGCAACACAAAATCAATGGCAACGATTAGAAATTACTAATGTGACACCAACTACTGTTACATTTAAAGCGTATTTTATAGATGATGAAAATCAATCACAGATTCATCATGAACATTCCCGTTTTGTATTTGAAAATGGAGCATGGTTCTATGTGGATGGGGATTATTTCGACAATTAG
- the dnaN gene encoding DNA polymerase III subunit beta, whose amino-acid sequence MKFIVSSSYLLKQLQVLGSVINSNNTLPILDNFLFELNNNLLTVSASDLETTMSATLDIDSTSQGSVAVPAKLLLEILKTFPEQPLTFTVEENSTIEISSNSGKYALAYAPGEEFPKSVNLDEPSVTLVPADVLATAISKTIFAAGNDDLRPVMSGVFFQFSPQGLTFVATDAHKLVKYARTDVTASQVADFIMPKKPLNILKSILGASDAEVKIEYNDSNATFSFDNYLLMCRLIDGKYPNYEAVIPKENPNKLMIDRSQFLSSVRRVAIFSNKTTHQIRLKIAGAELNVSAEDIDYSNKAEERLTCDYQGDDMQIGFNSRFLTEMLTNLQSDMIMLEMSLPNRAGILTPVDGLEEGETVTMLVMPVMLNA is encoded by the coding sequence ATGAAATTTATAGTATCGAGTTCGTACTTATTGAAACAATTACAAGTTCTAGGGAGCGTTATCAATAGTAACAATACCTTACCTATTTTAGATAATTTCCTATTTGAATTGAACAACAATCTTTTGACTGTTTCAGCTTCTGATTTAGAGACTACCATGTCGGCTACTTTGGATATTGATTCTACCAGTCAAGGAAGTGTTGCTGTTCCTGCTAAATTGCTTTTGGAAATCCTTAAAACTTTTCCTGAACAACCCTTAACTTTCACAGTTGAAGAAAACAGTACTATCGAAATCAGTTCGAATTCTGGTAAATATGCATTGGCGTATGCTCCAGGTGAAGAATTCCCTAAATCAGTTAACTTAGACGAACCTTCTGTAACTTTAGTTCCTGCTGATGTTTTAGCAACAGCAATTAGCAAAACTATTTTTGCTGCTGGAAACGATGATTTACGTCCAGTTATGTCAGGAGTGTTTTTCCAATTCTCTCCACAAGGCTTGACTTTTGTGGCAACTGATGCTCATAAATTAGTAAAATATGCACGTACTGATGTTACGGCTTCTCAAGTAGCTGATTTCATCATGCCAAAGAAACCGTTGAACATCTTAAAAAGTATTTTAGGTGCTTCAGATGCGGAAGTAAAAATTGAATACAACGATTCTAACGCGACTTTCTCATTTGACAATTATTTGTTGATGTGTCGTTTAATCGATGGAAAATATCCAAACTACGAAGCCGTTATTCCAAAAGAAAATCCAAACAAATTAATGATTGATCGTTCTCAATTCTTGAGTTCTGTTCGTCGTGTGGCGATTTTCTCTAACAAAACCACTCACCAAATTCGTTTGAAAATTGCAGGTGCTGAATTGAACGTTTCTGCAGAAGATATTGACTACTCTAACAAAGCGGAAGAAAGATTGACTTGTGATTATCAAGGAGACGATATGCAAATTGGGTTTAACTCTCGTTTCTTAACTGAAATGTTGACCAACTTACAATCGGATATGATTATGTTAGAAATGTCATTACCTAACCGTGCCGGAATCCTTACTCCAGTTGATGGTTTAGAAGAAGGAGAAACCGTAACGATGTTAGTTATGCCAGTAATGTTGAATGCATAA
- a CDS encoding KTSC domain-containing protein yields the protein MKKIVEYRKLLNVDKNVDLKDLKTIYRNAMKDAHPDKFQGDEDGLKAAEENSKLIIEAYHFLVSINPETIKQNMPEYTETITTSTITDYKFVDGRLIINFSNGSVYEYISVPKATYVKMVNADSPGRFAKRHILNNFTWRKTINQD from the coding sequence ATGAAAAAAATAGTTGAATACCGCAAGTTATTAAATGTTGACAAAAATGTCGATTTAAAAGATTTAAAAACCATTTATCGCAATGCGATGAAAGATGCACATCCTGATAAATTTCAAGGTGATGAAGATGGTTTAAAAGCGGCTGAAGAAAATAGTAAGTTAATCATTGAGGCGTACCACTTTTTAGTAAGTATTAATCCTGAAACGATTAAACAAAACATGCCAGAATACACTGAGACTATTACAACATCAACCATTACTGATTATAAATTTGTGGATGGTAGATTAATCATCAACTTTTCTAACGGAAGTGTTTATGAATACATAAGTGTACCAAAAGCAACTTACGTAAAAATGGTCAATGCTGATTCTCCGGGACGTTTTGCTAAAAGACATATCCTAAATAATTTTACTTGGAGAAAAACCATTAACCAAGATTAA
- a CDS encoding porin, which produces MRYFILLFISLNLFSQTDSIPKKQIDLPKKWYETFSIRGYTQIRYNRLLETNENLSCEQCDRSWGKDGGFFMRRMRVILFGQINKNVYFYIQPDFASSPSADRLHFGQIRDAYFDVGIDSDNEYRFRIGQSKIPYGFENMQSSQNRIPLDRNDALNSAVSNERDLGVFFYWAPKKKRKLFSELVNDGLKGSGDYGIFAFGVFNGQTANNPELNNKPHVVSRITYPFQLKKQIVELSLQAYSGTYTLPKSNISSQVKTNSDLGYKDERVAASFILYPKPFGIQTEYTIGRGPEFNKNTDSIDLTSLHGGYITTSYLLKIKKQVLIPFLRYQYYDGGKKHERDARSYNVKEFELGAEWQVNKNFELVVNYTNSNRRFEDFTRQDNLQKGGLVRIQAQVNF; this is translated from the coding sequence ATGAGGTATTTTATTTTACTATTTATTTCACTTAATCTTTTTTCTCAAACCGATTCAATCCCCAAAAAACAGATTGATTTACCAAAAAAATGGTACGAAACATTTTCAATAAGAGGTTATACGCAAATTAGATACAATAGACTTCTTGAAACTAATGAAAATTTATCATGTGAACAATGTGATCGATCATGGGGAAAAGACGGTGGTTTTTTTATGAGACGAATGCGAGTAATTTTATTCGGACAAATAAATAAAAATGTTTATTTCTATATTCAACCAGACTTCGCGAGCAGTCCCTCTGCTGACAGATTACATTTTGGACAAATTAGAGATGCTTATTTTGATGTTGGAATAGACTCCGATAATGAATACCGATTTAGAATCGGACAAAGTAAAATCCCTTATGGGTTTGAAAATATGCAGTCTAGTCAAAATAGAATTCCACTTGATCGAAATGATGCGTTAAACAGTGCTGTATCTAATGAAAGAGATTTAGGTGTATTTTTTTATTGGGCGCCAAAAAAAAAGAGAAAATTATTTTCAGAATTAGTAAATGATGGATTGAAAGGCAGCGGTGATTATGGAATTTTTGCTTTTGGAGTATTTAATGGTCAAACCGCTAACAATCCTGAATTAAACAATAAACCACATGTTGTTTCAAGAATCACCTATCCATTTCAATTAAAAAAACAAATAGTAGAACTTAGCTTGCAAGCCTATTCAGGAACTTATACATTACCAAAGTCAAATATTTCATCACAAGTAAAAACAAATTCTGATCTTGGTTACAAAGACGAACGAGTTGCTGCAAGTTTTATTTTATATCCAAAACCATTCGGGATTCAAACGGAATACACCATAGGAAGAGGACCTGAATTTAATAAGAATACTGATTCAATTGATTTAACTTCTTTACATGGAGGATATATTACTACTAGTTATTTACTCAAAATAAAAAAACAAGTATTAATTCCATTTTTAAGATATCAATATTATGATGGTGGAAAAAAACATGAAAGAGATGCTCGTAGTTATAATGTTAAAGAATTTGAACTTGGTGCAGAATGGCAAGTAAATAAAAACTTTGAATTGGTTGTAAATTATACCAACTCAAACCGACGATTTGAAGATTTTACAAGACAAGATAATCTACAAAAAGGAGGTTTAGTTCGTATTCAAGCACAAGTCAATTTTTAA